DNA from Salvelinus namaycush isolate Seneca chromosome 6, SaNama_1.0, whole genome shotgun sequence:
tgtgtgtgtgtgtgtgtgtgcgtgtgtgtgtttagggttggGGAGTTACATGTCATCTGATTACAATTTTCTTTTGACTGTAATCAGTTACGTTTCCAGCAAAGAtattgtctcacctagctatcttaattTACTGCCGTGGGCTAAATCAGTGTCACACGgggtttcttggtagtcttaaacaaatctatttTGAATCTACTAGaaatagagttgaaatgtattgcATCCCGATATTACAACTTTAtatatcacagaagactgaaatataacaaagtGACAGATatgacaaatataaataacatttcacccatgaggccactagagggagaTTTGGTCATTTGCCTGCAGGAAAGGgctaaagggatacttcgggattttgtcaaggaagccctttatctacttcacAAATGGTATCCACGGGTTCAtccgactctggggaagtagataaagggcttcatttccaaaatcctgaagtatccctttaagatgaatgcactaaactaagtcgctctggataagtgcgtctgctaaattactaaaatgtacatgtaaaatgtaagtgaagagaaaagagaaaagttgaaaaaactgaccctccgttacatcgtgacgtgtcatgccgtaacgAACAGCACGCATTAAGCAACtttttctgtcttacaatctctctccaccaggtgtagcacttctctcatcgtttaaaaacaagaaatggacagtgacgggggtaagggggatacctagtaattTTTTGCATCATCACTGTAAACGATCATgactctcaaagccgctgtttacttctgaactaactttagcaccgccctaaaaacccgattcaaattcgacacaaaccttcaaataggtatgtaatgacacattatataaactctttatagtgttttatttacattttagaggcgataaggtgataagttggacagatcgagtgaagaaaagccattttcccacacatctcctctcctctcactaccacgcattagtttcgcttccccacccgccatttttaaaaagacccgacggagctcattgccttcttgaataatgcagaaacgggcagcttGGAGGTCATGTCAttaattttgttggaaaggggagaaattgtgctttacaatggtattgacattacagttgatctggaagtattacgtttttagggcgctaaaataaggtcaattgtacggaccaaggcgatgtacaaaagtgagtgagtttacgttagtatctgtaacggattacatttagaaagtcaAGTGTGTCTAACGGAGGAGGTTGGGGGCAACGACCAGATTCACAAATAAAAATTCCAGGTGCCGAGGAATTTCTCATTATCAGAGCACTGTACCCCCAGGTGTCCTAGTGTGTTGTCATTTCTGCGTCTCTCTTCTGGTTGTGTGTAACAGTcttgcttccatccctctccttgccccaacCTGGGTTCGAATCAGGAACCTTCTGAACACATCAATAACTTGCCTCCCGCAAaacatcattacccatcgctccacaaagccGCAGTCATtacagagcaagggaaacaattACTCTgagcgagtgacatcaccgattgaaacgccaCTAGTGCGCACCGCTaattagctagccatttcacaccggttacactcacccccccccTTTGACCTCTTCCTTCTCCGTAGCAACCCCAGCTGCTGGGCAGAGCCCAACTGAATGATCCGGGTCAACAACATtaatgtaacagtattgcttccatCCCGCTCTTTGCCCCAatctgggctcaaaccagggaccctctgaatACATTgacaacagtcacccatgaagcatcgttacctatcgctccaaagagcaagggaaacaactacttcaaggtttcagagcgagtgacgtcactgatTGAAATGTTACTAGCacacaccgctaactagctagccatttcacaccagttacttgtgtgtgtgtgtgtgtgtgtgtgtgtgtgggggggggggggggggttctggggGAACTGGGCACTCCCTAACCTCTggtgcagggttccccaactggagTTTTCTGggtcccaaaaatatattttacttttattgtggacataaaagactaaaaacaccagcaaGTCAGCTCCAAGGGATTTTAAAtgtggaaatctgttccaaagtattcccacacttaatagatatatactgtatatacagtatgtgattgtatacaaatgtaaacaAGGTTTGAGATATTATATCAGTTTCGGCTTCTTGCGGTCTATTTGCggttttcaaattatttgtaattatgttccggccccctgaccatccgctcaagaaaagaAATCACCCTGCGGCTGAATCTAGTGGATGATCCCTGCTCTGGTGTGTGTTAAACTCTGACACAGCAGATAGAGGTGAAAGGTCATGAGAACTtgttgtgcatcccaaatggcaccctattccctatatagtgcattccttttgataggccctggtcaaaagtagtgcactatatagggaataaggtgccatttgggacgcataccaTGTCTCTTCCTTTCCAGACTCATATAAAaaacacagacagaaagataCATCTGTAGGACATACAGCTGCCACATATGTTACCTTAAAGGGGCctgagtagggttgcaaaattcctgtAATTTTCCCATAATTCCCAGGTTTTTCTGAAATTCTGGTTGAAGGATTCAAAGtgtcctgcttattccctcctgattccaggaatcttccaacccTAGGTATCACAGTGGTTTGATGTAGGATGGAGTTTCCCCTAAGAACTGGTCTGTGGTCAGTTTTATCTATTGCCTTCCTGATGGTTTAAGTTAGGGTTGGGGTAGGGTAAACTGATCCTGTGGTTAGTGACTGTTCAGGGGAACCAAGCTGGTATAGATTAGTACAGACCAGGATGTCAAGGACTGTGGTTGAGTGCATTTTTTAGCGATTCAATTGAATTAAGCATGGCCCGTCCATGTTTTAAATGTTTCATTGAGAAAATACATAGGTTCCATCTCTAATGCTATAATATAGCCTAGAGCACTATAATATAGCCTAgagcactacctttgaccagggctcgTAGAGTGCCATTAGAGATAAAGATTCCCTTCATTATAGGTAATCTGTGATGCCAACATAATTTTTCTTTGCCTCTGGGTACAGTTTATTTTAGATTACATTCTTTAAATACAAATGTATCAAAAGCAAGGAGAGTTGACTACTGCATGATCGCTTAGTACGAATAGCGATCTCAGAGAAGCCTACGATTGGTCCGTTAGACCTGTCAGTCATAGTCTGTTTTTCAGTCTCCTCAGTCACCATTGGTTGAATCGGCAGACAGGCTTGTGATATCACATACCACGAAGCCCACTCCTTTGCTGGAAGCGTTTGGTCTTGCTGTCTCTGTGCCATTCCTTCCACAAGTGGAATATAGATTTCCTTATCTCAACGTTCCATTCCAATAGAATGAAATAGAATATAGAACCGtttatctcttctctctgttccatTGAAACTGTTCCATTGAAACTGTTCCATTCATTCTCATACAATGACATCACAAGAGAGTCAACTGGGCTAAATCAATAATTCCAATTCTGGAACCAGAACTAGAACCATCGGAACCAGAACCAGAATCATCACAGCGGGGTAGTGGAAGACTTCCCCTTGGAAGAGAGCACCTGTCGGAACCTTCTTTTGAGCTCTTGCATGTTGGGGGACTTAGGCCGAGCTAGGTGcagccctctcctcttctccccgtTCCCCCCGCCCAGCGCTCGGCTCACCTCGCCACAGAGGTGCAGGAAGGCGGCGTGGACCCCCTCGTGGTTCTCCCGGGCAGAGACCTCGAAATACGCACCACCCAGAGAGGCTGCCAAAGTCTCACCCTCATCGGCTGGCACCTGGCGGGCACGGAGGAGGTCACTCTTGTTGCCCACCtgggaggagatgagagatggaTTAGACCAATGTTAAGGCAATGTCCAGAAATACTTCCAGATAAAATAAAGGTTATCGAGCCACCAGTATGACGAGGACATACACCGGGAGAGTTAAATATAACATATCATTTAATGTATCGCTATGGAAACAGATGTAATAGATGGGTAACAGATACTGTATAGttaaataatactaataatagcaTCCAGCTCCCGTTACTAATAGATGTAATACAACGGTCAAACCCACCAGTATGACAGGTATATTCCCTGCAGGGTGGATGCGTCTGACGTGCTGGTAGAGAGGCTGGATGGTTCTATAGCTGCTGTCATCTGTGATGGAGAAGACCAGGACGTATCCATCCGCCCAGTAGATAGACCTGTTGATCTGCTCCTGACAATAAAGTCCCTCTGCATCGTCCTGGATGGAGGAGTGAGGGGGGAAAGGGGGGTgggtagaggagagaaagagaggaaagagagaggggaagtcaATGGTATGTAGCTAGTGATGTGTTCAACTCCCACAGTAGTCGGCACGGTTATTATTATGAGATTATGGAGCAGACAGAAAGACAGCACACACTCTCTATCTCAGGCATAGTCTGTTTACAAGACCAGGCCTTTGAACGGGCGGTGGAAGTGAGTTTGATAAACGAATGGGAGCCTCCCCTAGGCCTGGCACTGAATTATCAAAAACCACTCTAGAGGGAGAAGAATAATTGAGATATGCCCTGATACTGGATGTAGGCCTGTTCTACTGTAACATCATAACTTCTTACTGGTAGTGATGAACTGTAAATAAGGAGATGTTTCCACTTGTTATATCCAGGCCGGGATCAAATACATAAGCTACTGTATGTATGTCAAATACTTTTTTGCGATGGAGCCAAtacaatggaatagtcccaaaagtgcaaaccgaGATACTGTTTTATTTACGGTaacttttattttattgaaccagAAAGTCCCATGGAGGTTAGAAAACCTATTTCCCAAGAGAGACTTGGCAAGTAATTTAAAGTACTTGACATTTGAAAGTATTTCACAaatatttgacccaggtctggttACATATACCCTTAGACTGTAGAGAGGACTAGGAATTACCTGTAGAGAGATACAgaggctgtgttccaaatggcaccatactcCCTATGGAGACAAGGTCCCATAAGGCTCCATAATGCCTGAGACTCTAGTCACTCTGTTATCATTTGGCAAGCGGTATCGAAGCATCGCGTCTCAGACCAACAGGCTCTGAGACAGCTACTACCACctggccatcagactgctgaacagctaacccTAGCTGACTCCCTGCACAGACTTGTACCTGTGACTATTTTTACCTAAGAGACAATCTGCACCTCAGACATTATTTGCACTGACTAAGCAAAaccctcacacacaaacacacaaacctacataaacacacacccaagcacccacacacactcacaactcacacacacatataacacaATCAATGTTGCTGTCCTATTATATACTATTTACAGTATTCCACTGTGTGAACAAGTCCCTGCCCACTACAGTGTAATACAGTCCATCTCTTATTACTTCTATTACTTGTTATTTTTGACTTGACTCTTTTTATTGTTATTAATGTTATTGACTGATGTACTGCGTTGCTGAGGGAGCTTGCGCATAAGCATTTCAccgcaccttttatacctgctgtaaactgtgtatgtgatgtgactaataaaatgtcatttgatttgaaaagtagtgcactatataggaaagatttctggatcgaatccccgagcggacaaggtaaaaatctgttgttctgcccctgagcaaggcagttaacccacattTCCTCGGGCgtcgaagacgtggatgtcg
Protein-coding regions in this window:
- the LOC120049297 gene encoding ras-like protein family member 11A-like → MRLPVDPTTTMNSGSSNFLLVPIQEYPVLDCVPNKNVKIVVLGASNVGKTALIVRFLTKRFIGDYEANTGALYSRKINLDGEQVSLQVQDTPCVSLQDDAEGLYCQEQINRSIYWADGYVLVFSITDDSSYRTIQPLYQHVRRIHPAGNIPVILVGNKSDLLRARQVPADEGETLAASLGGAYFEVSARENHEGVHAAFLHLCGEVSRALGGGNGEKRRGLHLARPKSPNMQELKRRFRQVLSSKGKSSTTPL